A single region of the Chitinivibrionales bacterium genome encodes:
- a CDS encoding 3-hydroxyacyl-ACP dehydratase, which produces MGTCGIDIGSRTIKMVFLTKGSLSRWEVMDSGSYPLKTARRLLAQFPECPTMATGYGRHLLELENIPSVTEIKACARGARHFFPEAGSVIDIGGQDLKVIVLDKNGKTARFEMNDRCAAGTGKFLEIMAATLECSLQSFGAMALKGKESVRLNSMCTVFAESEVISLLNRNCPKEDIALALHTSVVKKISSMYSRLSGTAETIVLAGGGAYNTGLVALLEKSLKKRILVPDNPQIVVAAGAALLAAEQE; this is translated from the coding sequence ATGGGAACCTGTGGAATCGATATCGGCTCGCGGACAATTAAGATGGTTTTTCTTACCAAGGGTTCACTTTCCCGTTGGGAAGTTATGGATTCCGGTTCCTATCCGCTGAAAACAGCGCGACGCCTTCTGGCCCAATTTCCCGAATGCCCGACCATGGCAACCGGCTATGGGCGGCATCTTCTTGAGCTGGAAAATATCCCCTCGGTAACCGAAATCAAAGCTTGCGCCCGGGGTGCTCGTCATTTCTTTCCCGAGGCGGGATCGGTTATTGATATCGGGGGACAGGATTTAAAGGTGATTGTCCTGGATAAAAACGGCAAAACGGCACGATTCGAAATGAATGACCGGTGCGCTGCCGGCACGGGGAAATTCCTTGAAATCATGGCCGCCACCCTCGAATGCTCCCTCCAGTCATTCGGCGCAATGGCCCTGAAGGGTAAGGAATCGGTCCGCCTCAATTCGATGTGCACCGTTTTTGCCGAATCCGAAGTCATCAGCCTGTTGAACAGAAATTGTCCCAAAGAAGACATCGCCCTTGCTCTCCACACAAGTGTCGTTAAGAAAATTTCTTCAATGTACAGCCGGCTTTCCGGAACTGCAGAAACGATTGTTCTTGCCGGTGGCGGGGCATATAATACAGGGCTTGTTGCCCTGCTCGAAAAGTCTCTGAAAAAGAGGATACTGGTTCCCGACAACCCCCAGATTGTGGTTGCCGCGGGAGCAGCACTCCTTGCAGCAGAGCAGGAATAA
- a CDS encoding PglZ domain-containing protein, with protein MGGRKKVLWVDDEIEFLRSHIMFLETRGYSVIPVFSGDDALHVLTEKPGKFDLVLLDEQMPGKDGLTTLEEIKEMQPDLPVVMVTKSEEERLMEDAFGRKIDGYLTKPVNPSQILSVCKRLLDSRQIMSTQINQRFVRDYSENRVALSSTMDARRWIRLFNNLTKWDLELQNVEDEGLRQTHAGQRSDCNAVFAEFITEHYPAWVKGNKNPPLMSADIVEKVLFPRLQDDKKVFFIVLDCMRLDQYYAIEPLLRTYYSIQRGCYFSLLPTSTPFARNALFAGMYPQEISEQYPKLFKDLDEESDAHNKYEKKMLAEKLKSLGMSVKRDYPFEVIKNTRDSQKVLRNIPSYKKHPLVTIVVDFVDLLAHSRSTSTILKEIAPDETAFRSLTSSWFQYSNLFQILRELARKDCTVILTTDHGSTFCTRGTEVYGVESLAKNLRYKYGPKVTSDERHSIFLSDPTVYRLPVVAEENNCIIAKENYYFVHPDKFENYQEQYQNSFQHGGVSMEEMIIPLAIMEPKDAGKF; from the coding sequence ATGGGTGGTCGTAAAAAAGTACTATGGGTTGATGATGAAATCGAGTTTCTGCGTTCGCATATAATGTTTCTCGAGACACGGGGTTACAGCGTGATCCCGGTGTTCAGCGGTGATGATGCTCTCCATGTGCTTACCGAAAAACCGGGGAAATTCGATCTTGTTCTTCTCGATGAACAGATGCCCGGGAAAGACGGGTTGACCACTCTGGAAGAAATCAAGGAAATGCAGCCCGATCTTCCGGTCGTCATGGTGACGAAGAGTGAGGAAGAACGGCTTATGGAAGATGCTTTCGGGCGCAAGATTGACGGGTACCTTACCAAGCCGGTTAATCCCTCTCAGATACTTTCGGTATGTAAAAGACTCCTCGATTCACGGCAGATAATGTCGACGCAGATCAATCAGCGATTTGTACGCGATTATTCAGAAAATCGGGTTGCCCTCTCCAGCACTATGGATGCCCGCCGGTGGATACGCCTGTTCAATAATTTAACAAAATGGGATCTTGAGCTGCAGAATGTAGAGGATGAAGGATTACGTCAAACCCATGCCGGTCAGCGGTCCGATTGCAATGCCGTATTTGCCGAATTTATTACCGAACATTATCCTGCCTGGGTCAAAGGAAATAAGAATCCTCCGCTCATGTCGGCCGATATCGTCGAAAAAGTGCTCTTTCCCCGTCTTCAGGATGATAAAAAGGTGTTTTTTATTGTTCTTGATTGCATGCGTCTGGATCAGTACTATGCGATCGAACCACTGCTCAGGACATACTATTCAATTCAGCGGGGATGCTATTTTTCTTTACTTCCCACATCAACTCCCTTTGCCCGGAATGCCCTGTTTGCGGGGATGTATCCACAGGAGATTTCGGAACAATATCCAAAGCTGTTCAAAGACCTCGATGAGGAAAGCGATGCCCATAACAAGTATGAGAAAAAAATGCTTGCCGAGAAACTCAAAAGTCTTGGAATGAGCGTAAAGCGGGATTATCCCTTTGAAGTAATAAAGAACACCCGCGATTCGCAGAAAGTTCTGCGCAATATTCCATCCTATAAAAAACATCCATTGGTGACAATTGTTGTCGATTTTGTGGATCTTCTCGCCCATTCCCGCTCCACATCGACAATACTCAAGGAAATTGCACCTGATGAGACCGCATTTCGTTCGTTGACCTCTTCGTGGTTTCAGTATTCAAACTTGTTTCAGATACTCCGGGAACTTGCGCGCAAGGACTGTACCGTCATATTAACAACCGACCATGGGAGCACGTTCTGTACCCGTGGCACCGAAGTATACGGGGTCGAAAGTCTGGCAAAGAATCTCCGTTATAAATACGGACCCAAAGTAACCAGCGATGAACGTCATTCGATTTTTCTTTCGGATCCCACCGTCTATAGATTACCGGTTGTAGCGGAAGAAAACAATTGTATCATTGCAAAGGAAAATTATTACTTTGTTCATCCTGATAAATTTGAGAATTACCAGGAACAGTACCAGAACAGCTTTCAGCATGGCGGCGTTTCGATGGAAGAAATGATTATTCCGCTGGCAATTATGGAGCCCAAAGATGCCGGCAAGTTCTGA
- a CDS encoding TRAP transporter large permease subunit, giving the protein MKKSISALLSFLCKAENIVISIVLVGIALFPTLEVIFRVFGSGIHGSSDYVYHLVLWIAFGGAMITSREEKHLAISALIDHVGPQTRRIAQSIKACLSVAICISLAISSRQLVQIGFGPEQKVGIFPIQAVLYIMPVAFGIMAIRFVTHAPKGIAYKLIALSGGLLTALFAFFLQDLMAYVIWPSAILLIIAAFFGTPIFVILGGMAVLLFYNSGGSIAVIPNEAYTMLTGPIIPTIPLFTLAGFILSESKAGERLVKMFNAAFGRLPGGLAIMAIIVCAFFTTFTGASGVTILALGGLLSYVLIEGGHSKKFTSGLLTASGSIGLLFPPSLPIILYGVVSHVNIKHMFIGGIIPGSLMVITLALLGIGNAAKRKSNYPSFNIKELISALIGAAGEIFLPILTIFLFFKGITTLVETGAIAVVYALILEVFIHRDIKLKEISSVFLKCIPLIGGVLIILAVANGLSYFIIDAEVPMSLAAWCKENIQSKYVFLILLNIALLITGCFMDIFSAIMVVVPLIIPLAEAYGIHPVHLGIIFLANLELGYLTPPVGLNLFLSSYRFNEPLIKIYKNVIPFLIALLVAVLLITYVPWLTTGLLDIFTL; this is encoded by the coding sequence ATGAAAAAAAGCATCAGTGCCCTCCTTTCATTTCTGTGCAAAGCCGAAAATATCGTCATCTCGATAGTGCTTGTGGGTATTGCTCTTTTTCCCACTCTTGAAGTGATTTTTCGTGTTTTCGGCAGCGGTATTCATGGTTCATCCGACTATGTTTATCATCTTGTCTTATGGATCGCCTTCGGCGGGGCCATGATTACCTCGAGGGAGGAAAAACATCTTGCAATCAGCGCACTGATTGATCATGTCGGGCCCCAGACCAGAAGAATTGCCCAAAGCATCAAAGCCTGTCTTTCGGTGGCAATTTGTATAAGCCTTGCGATCAGTTCCCGGCAACTCGTGCAGATCGGCTTCGGTCCGGAACAGAAAGTAGGAATATTCCCTATCCAGGCGGTGCTGTATATCATGCCCGTTGCTTTCGGTATAATGGCAATCAGATTTGTTACTCATGCTCCAAAAGGGATCGCATATAAACTTATTGCCCTGAGTGGCGGTTTACTTACTGCTCTCTTCGCCTTTTTTCTGCAGGATTTGATGGCCTATGTTATCTGGCCGAGTGCAATTCTTCTTATTATTGCAGCATTCTTCGGAACGCCCATCTTTGTGATTCTCGGCGGAATGGCGGTTCTTCTTTTTTATAATTCGGGTGGATCTATTGCAGTAATACCCAATGAGGCCTACACCATGCTGACCGGCCCGATCATACCGACGATTCCACTTTTTACCCTTGCGGGTTTCATTTTGTCCGAAAGCAAGGCAGGAGAACGGCTTGTCAAGATGTTCAATGCGGCTTTCGGGCGGCTTCCGGGCGGCCTTGCAATTATGGCAATTATCGTCTGCGCCTTTTTCACCACCTTCACCGGAGCATCGGGCGTGACAATCCTTGCCCTGGGAGGGCTCCTCTCATATGTACTTATCGAAGGTGGTCATTCCAAAAAATTCACCTCAGGCCTGCTCACCGCATCGGGCAGTATCGGTCTTTTATTCCCCCCGAGTTTACCGATAATCCTCTATGGAGTTGTCTCACACGTTAATATCAAGCACATGTTTATCGGCGGTATTATACCGGGATCCTTGATGGTAATTACTCTTGCATTACTCGGTATCGGTAATGCGGCAAAGCGCAAATCGAATTATCCCTCATTTAATATAAAAGAACTTATATCTGCCCTGATCGGAGCCGCAGGTGAAATCTTTCTGCCGATCCTGACAATCTTTCTCTTTTTCAAGGGAATTACAACGCTTGTGGAAACAGGGGCAATTGCTGTTGTGTATGCATTGATTCTGGAAGTATTCATTCATAGAGATATCAAGCTTAAGGAGATCTCTTCCGTTTTTCTCAAATGCATTCCTCTGATCGGTGGTGTGCTGATAATTCTTGCCGTCGCCAACGGACTTTCCTATTTTATCATCGATGCCGAAGTTCCGATGTCCCTTGCAGCATGGTGCAAAGAAAATATTCAATCAAAATATGTTTTTCTCATCCTTCTCAACATTGCACTTCTGATCACCGGTTGCTTTATGGATATTTTCTCAGCCATTATGGTGGTAGTTCCTCTGATTATCCCTCTGGCTGAAGCCTATGGTATTCATCCTGTGCATTTAGGAATTATATTCCTCGCGAATCTGGAACTGGGCTACCTTACTCCGCCGGTTGGATTGAATCTCTTTCTTTCCTCATACCGTTTCAACGAGCCGCTTATTAAAATTTACAAAAATGTTATCCCCTTTTTAATCGCACTCCTCGTTGCGGTACTCCTCATTACCTATGTGCCGTGGCTCACAACAGGATTGCTGGATATATTCACCTTATAA
- a CDS encoding C4-dicarboxylate ABC transporter substrate-binding protein, producing the protein MITPIIRLVILAALFLVFPLNALTIKLGTLAPEGSPWDNGLRKINAEWKELSDGKVSFKIYPGGIAGDEEDMIRKMRIGQLDAAGITGVGLTRIYPLILNVQAPLLVRTDEQLDYVLEKMKPKFEQGLEKKGFVILLWNKVGWVHFFSKKPVVYPEDLMKQKLFVWAGDADGVQAWKEMGFHPVPLAVTDLMSSLQSGMVEAFTTTPLSAATNQWFGLAKNMCELKWAPLLGGVIISRRTWNRIPKNLRPKLLKAARKIGKSMESEIAEADQKAVIIMKQHGLTINPVSEDALQEWKSVVEKGTRKVFGNSLEKEIYNEIEALIREFKSENE; encoded by the coding sequence ATGATTACTCCCATAATTCGTCTGGTCATACTCGCTGCATTGTTTTTGGTATTTCCGCTTAATGCCCTGACCATTAAGCTCGGGACTCTTGCACCTGAAGGCTCTCCCTGGGACAATGGCCTTCGCAAAATCAATGCAGAATGGAAAGAGTTATCCGATGGTAAGGTATCGTTCAAGATATATCCCGGAGGAATTGCCGGCGATGAAGAAGATATGATACGCAAGATGAGGATCGGCCAGCTCGATGCTGCCGGAATTACCGGCGTGGGCTTAACACGGATCTATCCTCTCATACTCAATGTTCAGGCGCCGCTGCTTGTTCGCACCGATGAACAGCTTGACTATGTTCTGGAGAAAATGAAACCGAAATTCGAGCAAGGGCTCGAAAAAAAAGGTTTTGTTATCCTTCTCTGGAATAAAGTAGGATGGGTTCATTTCTTTTCAAAGAAGCCGGTAGTGTATCCCGAAGATCTTATGAAACAGAAGCTGTTTGTCTGGGCCGGTGATGCCGACGGGGTCCAGGCCTGGAAAGAAATGGGGTTTCATCCGGTGCCACTTGCCGTCACCGATCTCATGTCGTCACTTCAAAGCGGTATGGTTGAAGCATTCACGACCACTCCTCTGTCGGCGGCAACCAATCAATGGTTCGGGCTGGCAAAAAACATGTGCGAGCTTAAATGGGCTCCCCTTTTAGGTGGTGTTATTATTTCCAGGAGAACCTGGAACAGAATACCAAAAAACCTCCGCCCGAAACTTCTGAAAGCGGCACGAAAAATCGGTAAATCCATGGAAAGCGAAATTGCCGAAGCCGATCAAAAAGCGGTTATTATCATGAAACAACATGGATTGACGATCAACCCTGTCTCCGAGGATGCCCTGCAGGAATGGAAAAGCGTTGTTGAAAAAGGAACACGGAAAGTTTTCGGGAATTCACTCGAGAAAGAAATATATAACGAAATTGAAGCGCTGATTCGGGAATTCAAAAGCGAGAATGAATAA
- a CDS encoding two-component sensor histidine kinase, giving the protein MRKFVKRHFPAQALYPFFMRLRSFTGKHFFLFLCFGGLLWYALFTRQIIGQIRKDSVRVTQTYAELIKTALSQRMNNQEIEVIFQEVIQKLHFPIIVTDTSWRPIIWKNITTGPLWNREHIAPNDTAAISKEEIRKKIEDFRATYEPKPIIIHETGTKIGYLVYSNSDRLKTLEWMPFLEIGLVVAVMLLAYLAFHSVRVTERSNLWVGLAKETAHQLGTPISSLMGWVEYLEAAPEGEDGPEPEELIGQVGKICGNMKGDLIRLRKITNRFNQIGSVPDLFPSNINKVVEDAMQYFSARLPVLGRKIEIQKDFGVLPEVPCNRDLMEWVIENLQKNALDAIRSQNGLIELKTEYISDNKMVRIIHKDNGKGIQWEDRKKVFSPGYTTKKRGWGLGLTLAKRIVEDYHNGLIYVHWSQKGKGTIFHIDLPVRRTT; this is encoded by the coding sequence GTGAGAAAATTTGTAAAGAGACATTTCCCGGCACAGGCGCTTTACCCGTTTTTTATGCGCTTAAGGAGCTTCACGGGGAAGCATTTCTTTCTTTTCCTCTGTTTTGGCGGACTCCTCTGGTATGCGCTTTTTACCCGGCAAATTATCGGTCAGATACGAAAAGATTCGGTAAGGGTAACCCAGACCTATGCTGAATTGATCAAAACTGCTCTTTCACAGCGAATGAATAATCAGGAGATCGAGGTAATCTTTCAGGAAGTGATTCAAAAGCTCCATTTTCCAATTATTGTTACCGATACCTCGTGGCGACCGATTATCTGGAAAAATATTACCACAGGGCCTCTCTGGAATCGTGAGCATATCGCTCCCAATGATACAGCAGCCATATCAAAAGAAGAAATCAGAAAGAAAATTGAAGATTTCAGGGCCACCTATGAACCGAAACCGATTATTATCCACGAAACAGGAACAAAAATCGGTTACCTGGTCTATAGTAACAGTGACCGTCTGAAAACTCTTGAGTGGATGCCCTTTCTGGAGATAGGGCTGGTTGTTGCGGTGATGCTTTTAGCCTATCTTGCCTTTCACAGTGTGAGGGTAACCGAAAGGAGCAATCTCTGGGTAGGATTGGCAAAGGAGACGGCCCATCAGCTGGGTACCCCGATATCGTCACTGATGGGGTGGGTTGAATATCTTGAAGCTGCACCTGAAGGCGAGGATGGGCCTGAACCCGAAGAGCTCATTGGCCAGGTTGGGAAAATTTGCGGGAATATGAAAGGTGACCTGATACGGTTGAGAAAAATTACCAACCGGTTCAATCAGATCGGTTCGGTTCCCGACCTGTTTCCCAGTAATATTAACAAAGTTGTTGAAGATGCCATGCAGTATTTCAGCGCCCGGCTCCCTGTGCTGGGAAGAAAAATAGAGATTCAAAAAGATTTCGGTGTGCTTCCGGAAGTTCCCTGCAATCGTGATCTAATGGAGTGGGTCATCGAAAATCTTCAAAAAAATGCCCTCGATGCGATACGGTCACAAAACGGATTGATCGAACTTAAAACCGAATATATTTCGGATAATAAAATGGTCAGGATTATTCATAAGGACAATGGTAAAGGCATTCAATGGGAAGATCGTAAGAAAGTATTTTCTCCGGGGTATACCACTAAAAAGAGGGGATGGGGACTCGGCCTTACGCTGGCAAAGCGTATTGTTGAGGACTATCATAATGGATTGATTTATGTCCATTGGTCTCAGAAGGGGAAAGGTACTATTTTTCACATTGATTTGCCGGTGCGCCGGACGACATAG
- the yedF gene encoding sulfurtransferase-like selenium metabolism protein YedF gives MATKTVDARGKACPQPIVMTKKALAGLADNDEMVVLVDNETSSQNVQRFLQSNGMESSSSREGDTYTITVTKIQPDLSHPDAEAYCSTGKTGNHVICITGQRMGIGAEELGDILIRAFINSLKEVSPLPRCLIFYNSGINHVLSDSPVLQSIRELESLGVEVIVCGTCAKFYDQTDYVAVGTISNMYDIIEQLTSASKVIMP, from the coding sequence ATGGCTACAAAAACCGTTGACGCCCGGGGGAAAGCATGCCCCCAGCCCATAGTGATGACCAAAAAAGCGCTGGCCGGCCTCGCCGACAACGATGAGATGGTTGTTTTGGTCGACAATGAAACATCATCTCAAAATGTTCAACGGTTTCTTCAAAGTAACGGGATGGAAAGCTCATCGTCCCGGGAGGGCGACACCTATACCATTACCGTCACAAAGATACAGCCCGATTTGTCACACCCCGATGCCGAAGCTTATTGCTCAACCGGGAAAACCGGCAATCATGTCATTTGCATTACCGGCCAACGAATGGGAATTGGCGCCGAAGAACTGGGTGATATCCTCATTCGTGCCTTCATCAATAGTCTCAAGGAAGTGAGTCCTCTTCCCCGGTGCTTGATTTTTTATAACAGTGGTATCAACCATGTTCTGAGCGATTCACCGGTTCTCCAGAGCATCCGCGAACTCGAAAGCCTCGGGGTCGAGGTAATCGTATGCGGAACGTGTGCCAAGTTTTACGATCAGACGGATTATGTCGCGGTGGGAACTATTTCCAATATGTACGACATTATCGAACAACTCACCTCGGCAAGCAAGGTGATCATGCCCTGA
- the tsaE gene encoding tRNA (adenosine(37)-N6)-threonylcarbamoyltransferase complex ATPase subunit type 1 TsaE, whose product MSVTTRSADDTRSLGAKTAAKARVGETYALIGELGAGKTEFVRGFVDYLNPQVKVQSPSFTILRTYQTRSFPVYHFDFYRLSHPDELIEIGFADYVGADGVCLIEWADRFPEVLPEDVRTIRFSDRGDDIREIEVA is encoded by the coding sequence ATGAGTGTAACGACCCGTTCTGCTGATGATACCCGTTCTCTGGGCGCCAAAACGGCTGCAAAAGCCCGGGTAGGTGAGACCTATGCACTTATCGGTGAGTTGGGGGCGGGTAAGACCGAATTTGTCAGGGGATTTGTTGATTATCTCAATCCACAGGTAAAAGTGCAGAGTCCCTCATTTACAATTCTTCGCACCTATCAGACCAGATCGTTTCCGGTCTACCATTTTGATTTTTATCGCCTTTCTCATCCGGATGAACTCATTGAGATCGGCTTTGCGGATTATGTCGGGGCCGATGGCGTCTGTCTGATCGAATGGGCCGACAGATTTCCCGAAGTTTTGCCTGAAGATGTACGTACGATCCGCTTTTCCGATCGGGGTGATGATATTCGTGAGATTGAGGTAGCGTAG
- the lnt gene encoding apolipoprotein N-acyltransferase, whose amino-acid sequence MYFACPTFEGHEVFLCRIPMLQIILNKIKLFYSAKNRWWVPLVAGLMYGITLPPFNHHTHPLLFPFPFFSFIVFIPLFFFATQQSLKRSVIHSYLFGITASLAQFYWIANVVAEGLWHLILIGLGLMSLVVGLNYLAAGVLFRFTTRRFGNFAYLLFPSLWVMIEYFRSITEIAFPWALLGYSVAPVLPLAQLSSVIGVYGFSFLLMLGNMVLWRLIKGIDNGGLKKRILWAPVIFAAGILIVSVGGSLRLARAPESEKSLKVGLLQTNINQNQWGNRSLDTSFAITESLTYKAAEQDPDLIILPESALLCYLPRRRSLKDRVYAWRDSVKIPMIIGTLNWEPAPKNSYYRRFVYNAALYLDSTGSDFDLYYKIKLVPFSEAMPFEHIVPILSRVNLGEADFMRGKEYSLFEIEGNYKAAPFICYEIIFPGFVRKRIAEGASLLINITNDGWFGRSSAPFHHAAMARMRCIENGIPLARCANSGISMIVDQYGRVREKTGLYERGVLVGEVPLGHRPTFYTRFGDWPVVFSFLVILVGLGLLINSMRRKTEGP is encoded by the coding sequence ATGTACTTCGCGTGTCCTACTTTCGAAGGACACGAAGTATTTTTATGTCGGATTCCGATGCTGCAAATAATATTAAATAAAATCAAACTATTCTATTCTGCCAAAAACAGATGGTGGGTGCCGCTTGTTGCCGGACTTATGTACGGCATCACGCTGCCCCCCTTTAATCATCATACCCATCCGTTGCTGTTCCCCTTTCCCTTTTTCAGTTTTATCGTCTTTATACCTCTCTTTTTCTTTGCTACACAGCAATCGCTGAAACGGTCGGTTATTCACTCCTATCTTTTCGGCATTACGGCATCCCTTGCCCAGTTTTACTGGATAGCAAATGTCGTAGCCGAAGGCTTGTGGCATCTGATTTTAATCGGCCTCGGACTTATGTCCCTCGTGGTGGGATTGAATTATCTAGCAGCGGGTGTCCTGTTCCGGTTCACCACCAGAAGATTCGGTAATTTTGCCTATCTCCTCTTTCCTTCTCTTTGGGTAATGATCGAATATTTCAGGAGCATTACCGAAATTGCATTCCCCTGGGCATTGCTTGGCTATTCTGTTGCGCCGGTGCTTCCCCTGGCTCAATTATCCTCGGTAATCGGAGTCTACGGTTTCTCTTTCCTGTTGATGCTGGGAAATATGGTTTTGTGGAGGCTTATAAAGGGTATCGATAACGGAGGGTTAAAAAAGAGGATTCTGTGGGCCCCGGTGATTTTTGCGGCCGGTATCCTGATCGTCTCGGTGGGCGGTTCTCTCCGGCTCGCACGGGCACCCGAAAGTGAAAAGAGCCTCAAGGTTGGTCTCCTGCAGACCAATATCAATCAGAACCAATGGGGCAACCGGTCGCTCGATACCTCCTTTGCCATTACTGAATCGTTAACCTACAAGGCCGCTGAGCAGGATCCCGATCTTATCATTCTACCCGAAAGCGCACTTCTTTGTTACCTGCCCCGACGACGATCGCTGAAAGACCGGGTGTATGCATGGAGAGATTCGGTAAAAATCCCGATGATCATTGGAACACTGAACTGGGAGCCTGCCCCAAAAAACTCTTACTACCGCCGGTTTGTATATAACGCCGCGCTGTACCTCGATTCAACGGGCAGCGATTTCGATTTGTACTATAAAATTAAACTGGTTCCATTCAGCGAGGCCATGCCTTTCGAGCATATCGTGCCTATTCTGAGCCGGGTAAATCTGGGTGAAGCCGATTTTATGCGAGGAAAAGAATACAGTCTCTTTGAAATAGAGGGCAATTACAAGGCTGCACCGTTTATCTGTTATGAAATTATCTTCCCGGGCTTTGTCCGGAAGCGAATTGCTGAAGGTGCGTCGCTTTTGATCAATATTACCAACGACGGCTGGTTCGGCAGGTCCTCTGCGCCCTTTCATCATGCAGCAATGGCGCGCATGCGCTGTATCGAAAACGGCATTCCTCTGGCTCGATGCGCCAATTCCGGTATCAGCATGATCGTCGATCAGTACGGGCGGGTACGTGAAAAGACAGGGCTTTATGAACGGGGGGTCCTGGTCGGCGAAGTCCCCCTCGGTCACCGTCCTACATTCTACACCCGATTCGGAGACTGGCCCGTGGTTTTTTCTTTTCTGGTTATTCTCGTCGGCCTGGGGCTCCTGATTAACTCAATGAGAAGAAAAACCGAAGGCCCCTAG
- the serS gene encoding serine--tRNA ligase, with protein MLDIQFIRENPDKVKQASLNKKDPADIESILELDRKRREIIYEVEQLKSLRNKKSQEIALLKKEKNDASGILSEMKTVSEQIKNFDTDLKTIEDDIRAIAIKIPNVPHETVPHGASEEDNVVVSEWGEEPSFKFTPKDHLELGESLGLFDFTRGAKISGAGFPLYKGAGALLERALISFFLDTHVTKNGYTEIFPPFLANEESHFGTGQLPKSADQMYYIGEDRLFCIPTAEVPVTNIHRGEIFNEEQLPVKYCAYSACFRREAGSYGKDTKGFLRLHQFNKVEMVKFVVPENSYDELESLRENAEGILQALGLKYRVLALCDADLSFAAAKCYDLEVWAPGEKKFLEVSSCSNFESFQARRMNIRYKPGEGGKPRYIHTLNGSGVATARILVALLETYQTSRGTIRIPEVLQPYMRGVKEIQSS; from the coding sequence ATGCTCGATATTCAATTTATTAGAGAAAACCCCGATAAGGTAAAACAGGCATCCCTTAATAAAAAGGACCCGGCAGATATCGAAAGCATTCTCGAGTTGGATCGTAAGCGACGCGAGATTATCTATGAAGTCGAACAGTTGAAAAGCCTGCGAAACAAAAAGTCTCAGGAAATTGCCCTGTTAAAAAAAGAAAAGAACGATGCATCCGGGATTCTCAGTGAAATGAAAACGGTCTCGGAACAAATCAAAAATTTTGACACTGATCTGAAAACCATTGAAGATGACATTCGTGCAATAGCGATCAAGATCCCCAATGTTCCTCATGAAACGGTTCCTCATGGTGCAAGCGAAGAAGACAATGTTGTTGTAAGTGAGTGGGGAGAGGAGCCTTCCTTTAAATTTACCCCGAAAGATCATCTGGAGCTTGGTGAATCGCTTGGGCTTTTTGATTTTACCCGTGGCGCAAAAATCAGCGGGGCCGGGTTCCCGCTCTATAAAGGCGCCGGGGCATTGCTTGAACGCGCCCTTATCTCCTTTTTTCTCGATACCCATGTGACCAAAAACGGCTATACCGAAATATTTCCTCCTTTCCTTGCCAACGAAGAGAGTCATTTCGGGACCGGGCAGTTACCCAAATCCGCCGATCAGATGTATTATATCGGCGAAGACCGGCTTTTCTGTATTCCTACCGCTGAAGTTCCGGTGACTAATATTCATCGGGGCGAGATATTCAACGAAGAGCAGCTTCCGGTAAAATACTGTGCCTATAGCGCTTGCTTTAGAAGAGAAGCGGGTTCCTACGGGAAAGATACCAAAGGATTTCTGCGATTGCATCAGTTCAACAAAGTTGAGATGGTAAAGTTTGTTGTTCCCGAAAATTCCTATGATGAACTCGAGAGTTTGCGGGAAAATGCCGAAGGTATTTTACAGGCACTGGGCCTGAAATACCGGGTGCTTGCCTTATGTGATGCCGATCTTTCTTTTGCTGCGGCAAAATGCTATGATCTTGAAGTATGGGCTCCGGGGGAAAAGAAATTCCTCGAAGTTTCTTCGTGCAGCAATTTTGAAAGCTTTCAAGCGCGGCGTATGAATATCCGATACAAACCCGGGGAGGGCGGGAAACCGCGGTATATCCATACACTCAATGGATCTGGTGTTGCGACTGCCAGGATTCTGGTAGCCCTGCTCGAAACATACCAGACCTCCCGGGGAACCATCCGTATACCCGAAGTACTTCAACCATATATGCGCGGTGTAAAAGAAATACAGTCATCGTGA